GCGAACAGTCTGCGCTGGTTGCCTGTGGAAAATTTTTCCACAGGCAGTAACTGCAGGAGGTTCAGTTATGTCAACCGCTTGTAGAAATGTATTTTCATAGGCGCTTCTCTTAGCCAACCGTTAGTGGAAATGTTTTtctagaaaaatatgaaatcggcTTTTAAAGTAGAAAAAAAGATTTCGCAAGTCGCGtattttttcgcgtaaaatcaCGCGCTACGCGTCTAGTGGGATTCAAATCTGAGACTTCGCCCTCGCGCGTAGCCTCCTTtgccactccacctatcactcagtTGTGTCTGTATtaagtttagttccccatatatatatattttcctaaacctatagaaaaagtttcaaaaagagGAATCTAGTTGGCGGCGAGAGACGCGAACTCCGGCGAAGGTTTGCTGCTGCGGGGTGGCGAGGTGCCGAACTTGGTGGACTGAACCAGCAGACAAACACCTTTCCACCGTCACCTCCAGCGGCTAGATAGTGAGTCACCACCAGCGGTTTTAGTTTTTAAAGCCTGAATTTCTGTTATATTAGAAACTGCGGACATCTAACATTGTGATGCTTGATCGTTAAATTTGGCAGTGGACAATCAAGACCAATCGGCTGTGATGCAGGGACGGCCTATTGATTTCCGTTTCCACGAATTCAGATTAGATTACGAGCAAAACAAGCGCGATGTTTTCAAGGCTGTCTATTCAGACCCTTTCTCTGCTGGCGGCCACATGTGGAAGATAAAATGCTATCCACGTGGAATGACGAGCTCTGACAGCCACCGGAATCTCTATGTGTTCGTTCAGCTAGAGAGCCAACCCAGACTGAGCAGCGTCAGTGCCATCTTCGACGTATTCTTGATGGACAAggatgggaaaccaacttcaacTTTTCACAGAATGACAGGGGTTCATCTGTTCCGAAAGCAAGGCTGGGTTAATTCTCGGTATCTCGCACAGGCTGATCTAACAGAATATCATGTAAAAGATGGATACATCAGGATCCTATGCGGCATTATGGTCGTAAATGATGACAGCTCTATTCCTGTACCGCCTTCGAACATTGTAGAACATCTAGGCAACCTGCTGGATATTGCAGATGGGGCGGATGTGTCCTTCATCGTCGGCAATGAGACCTTCCACGCACACCGAGCATTGCTTGCTGCTCGCTCGCCGGTCTTTAGAGCAGAGCTCCTTGGTTCCATGGCCGAGGCTACGATAGATGTCATCCATCACCTTACATGACATTGCTCCTGCTACATTCAAACTCATGCTTCGATTTATGTACACTGACACCTTCCCTGGAGATGCTGAACTTGGTGGGTGCCCCTCTGAAATGATTCGTCATCTACTGGCTGCGGCTGACCGGTATGCTTTGGATCGGCTGAAGCTTTTCTGTGCACAGAAATTGTGGGACATTGTGTCTGTTGAAACAGTTGGTGCTACCTTAGCTTGTGCTGAAATGTACAACTGCTCAGAGTTAAAGATCAAGTGCATTGACTTCTTTGCATTGGAGAAAAATTTCAGGCAGGCTGTGTTAACTGATGGTTTCGTGCAGTTGGTGCAGCAGTTCCCATCCATTATTGCCGAGCTGCGAGAGAGGCCTGTGGCGTGACATCACTGCAATTCATCTCCATCTATTGGTGTTCTGATATTTTGGTGACTGCTACCTTATATATATTTTCAAGCGTGCTAGAGGTGATCTACAGCTTAGAACTTGCTCTATCGCATTATTTGTTTAAGTATGCACTGTGCTAATGATACATGTGATGGTGATGCGGTGGAGGTTACCCAGGTCAGGTGCAAATTTATGGTTATATGCATCAGTAGCTTAATTGCATGTTTGTATGGATGTTTCTGTGTTTTGTTGGTCCTGTCCAGTCATGAAGCCGAGTTTACGCTTTTGAGATATTAACTCCGTTATTGCCTGTCCGCATATTTGGTCGTGATCAATCATAGCTTTACCATCATGCTCTGCTTATATATTGTGGTGATTGTTGTTTGATTAGTTTTCAAGTGTTTGGTATTTTAAAGTTGATTCCTTGTATTTGAACTAAGTTGCTGCATATACTGGTAAACTGAGACGAGGTTGTTGAGGATATGGTCACAGAACTCAGGCCATGGATGGATAGTGGCAAATTCTTATAGCTTAGTTAAGCTTGTGTTTCTCTGTTCTCTTGCCCCCTGCTCTGTCGGTCTGTCTGTCCTGAAACTGGATTATGCTTGAAGCTATGGGGTCTTTaggttttttttattattattttggtaCCCTAGCTCCATAATTTCTTTCTGATCTACTCAAAGCTTGTAGGGTGTACTTGTATGTGTTAGACTATTGTAATTATAGATTTTTAGATAATAGCATAGCGCGCGTGTAGGTGTAACACTCGCGCTATGCTATTACCTAACAATCTATAATTACAATAGTCTAACAGTATGTCGTATTGCACTATTAATGCACCGTTGTTGCTGGCAAATTTCCAACTGGGCTTCGACTGCATGGCAGGCTGTTTGAAGGCTCTGAATGTCTCTGTCAAACCGATGAGATGACATGTTTTTGTTGGCCGCTGTTTTTACATCACCTGAGAAACCACAAATTAAAATTGTTATGTTATTGATTAATCATAAAACTAGTGATATGATAACGGATTAGACCCTGATATTGAACATTATGTTGGGTTATTTTCTTTCTGGACATTCTTTGGACAACAAAAGAACAATGTTAGATGTTTATTGATCACTGGTGGTCTCCTGATCAGCTATCAGCTACAATTGTCCAGTATATTTTGTAAGATCTGAGTTGTAAAGTGTCTCTCTCCCTCTGTCTCTCATATTCAGTGACACGTGTGTTGCCACCACTGTCAACTGCAGATTCTTTGAAATCCTGTCATTCAGGGACGAAGCCAGGAAAAAATTTAGGAGGGatgaacaaaaatgctacatcgaTTTAGCTCTATTATAACCCCtcgcaatagaaaaaatatattagtTTGAAGTAGTCTTATATTAAAAACATTGATCAATGATGAAATTCATAAGAGATATCTAAAAAATAAAGGTCTCAGTCACCCTACCTTATAAATttgtgtctaaaattagaagGAAAGCACTAGGGGCTCCGCTGACCCAGCAGCGGTAGGGGTCTGAAGCCCTCTAGTCCCACCGCTGGCATCGTCCCTGCTGTCGTTGACAAAACACTTGACCATAATGAGGAAGAATTAGATTTTGGGAACATAAGAAACCCATATGTCATGGGTCTCAACGGGCCTGAGGTGGTGAGCCCAGCATGACCGTAGAGGAGAGTTAGGGCCGGTCAGATCTAAGCAGCTCTGCTCAACCTGGGCCCATCGGGTTTGGCCTGGTTCATAACTTTTAGACAGAGTCTGGTCACAGTTTTTGTAACTTATTGGAAGGAAACACTAATGTGGAGGTGGCCAGTGACCTTGGTTTGCGGGCAGCAAGGTTGGCTAGTGATTGTGCTAACGCGGTTCGAAGTATCCAGGGCGAGGGGATGGGCAGGTATGGCGCCATCGTCTTGGAAATAAAGTCTAGAATGGAGAACTTTTCAAGGATTGATTTTGCCTTCGTAAGACAGGATGCACATCTTCTATAGCTAGAAGCTTTGTAAATTTACCAATAGGTAGACATGTTTTGTTTGTAGAGCCTCCTCATGGCATTTGTAAGTGTATTTCGTTGAATGAATAAAGACAGTGCTCCACTAAAAAAAAGTTTCCTAGACCTGAGCATGACCCTaaacttttcttttatttgtttCCTCACTATAATGCACGGACAGCCCAGGCAGGCCCAGTCCAAGCCCATCCCAAAAAATCAGCCCGTGAGATGGGTTCGGGCAGGATTTTATCCAACTTTTAAATAGTCTGCTAGAGcatttgtttatatatatatatatatatgttcagATCAACCGTTTGAGCTGAAAACTTGGGTTGTGTCAGTCGATCTTAGAGCAAGATCAATAAGTTGTCTCATACTTATCTCTAAAATCTCTTCTTTTTCCTATTCTttctcacaacacttgctatttgggcccatcactacctatgcatccgtGCCCAGTTTGATGCTTACATaagagccaagctatcatctctctcctctcttctttcCTCCACATTAGTATTAACTTGGCTATAAGCCCATTATTATACTTGCTCTTAGAGACCAAATAGTTCAGAGGCTTGACTGTCTTTTTTAATTTCCTAATAAGAAAGACTTCACACAAAGTTGGCATATGAATGCGGGGAATGTATCCTGTGCAACCCAACTTCGtgtgcaacctatgcaaccacCAATTAATGGCATAAGATCTAGATCCAATGTCTGAGGTTTTTTTCACTTTAACCCTCCCATCTAAATACACACGGGTTAGATTTAAACCCACAGGTGGAGGGGTTTAAGTGAAAAAACCTCAAACGTTGGATCTAGATCATGTAGCCTTAATTGGTGGTTGTATAAGTTGTACACGAAGCTGGgttgcatatggtacgttgccaTAAATGCGGGCGGACCTTTGGACCAACCCAATGCCACAGCTATTCTAGAAAACTATATCCAAGACCAATGAAGCATGCATTGAAGCTGTCGTTATCCAAACAGCAAGTAACAGGGGAGATGCAACAATTTAGTCAGTATGCAAATGCATGGTGGAGACTACAAAACAGCATGCCATTATTttattgtctaacatggttttgGTTGAACCGAAAGCTCTGGTGCCTTTTGGCAGTTACAGGAAGAGCAGCTTCGCAGGGCACCAATCGATCGGTACCCGGATTCACAGTTGATGGAGGCCGGAGCTGGATGTCTTCGAATTCTCCGAAGCACCGTGAAACACTATTCAGTGCAGAGCGTACAAATTTCGCTGCGTCTAGCTAGCTAGACATCGACGAGCTAGCTAGACTTCTACCATATCTGGCAATCTGGGTTCTTGAGGATGAAGATGAGCAAGAACAAGAGGAGGCAGCAGCTGGGTGGGAAGCCTGTGCTGGTGACGTTCTACGTGGCGGAAGCGGAACCAAGGGATCACGGTGGCTCCGCCTCCACGGCGACCTCATCCCACGGCCTTGGgcatcaccaccaccaccaccaccacaagaATAAGCAGCGTCAAGATCACCATCACTCCCATGGCGATGGTCCTGACATGCAGCGGCGACGACGGAAAGACGGCAAATCTCAGAGTAACCGGCGGGCGGACCTGCTGGAGTACTCGCGGCAGCTGAGGGCATCATCGGCACGGCAGACGGCAGCCACCACGGCTACTGCAAGCCCCACTCCGccgcctgctcctcctcctcctcgtcgagaTTGGGACACAAGCACGGTACGTTCGATCGGCCGGTTCCAACAATATTTGTACAATGTGAAATTGCCTGCCGATCGTAGTCTCGTAGATATACTCATGTTCAATACTTCAGTATATAATTGGAAGCTTAATTAGCCTCGTTAATTTCAGGCGGCTGTTGGTGTTCGTCGCGACGAGCGGCAGCGGCCGCCGCAGGCAGCTGTGAATCGGCTGGAGCGCGCGATGAGCCAGCAGAACATCCGGCAGCGTTGCTTCGGCGGTGACGACTGGAGCTGGAAGAGGTTGTTGGTGCTCGTCTTCCCTTTCCACAGGCGACCAAGGAGGAGCAATCGTGATGGCAGCGAAAAGAACGTGAATATTATTAATCAAACAGGACGGCCGGCTGCGTTGCTGGTCGGCAAGCTGACGACGGTGGGTACAATACACAATGAtcttgtgtgtgtatatatatatatatatattcgctGTTATAGTACACAGTATTTATTTATTGTATATATCTCTGATTACAACAGGTTTCTTCCAAGAACAGACGAGAACGTAGCGGCTTCTTGAAGACGCTTATGCCCTCCTTTCAGAAGCGGTCACGATAGTCGTTGAACAATGATGTATTTTTGGTGAGAACGCGAACCTAAGACATACGAGTGGTAGACCGTTTCTCTTTTATTGCGTTTGCTGGAATGCTACCTGATTGAGTGTAgcccagtggcggatctagggTATTCCGTAGTATTCCCGGGAATACCCAACTATTTTGATATACTTTTATGTAAATATGTGTATacacttatatatataaatgtatatTGCTATAATATATAGTATTTTACACATTTGAGCTCAAAACATGTAAAAAAACTAGCATTTCAATTAGAAGTCTATATTCTAGAAAACAAATATTAGTTTAAAGTTGCTAACTTGCAGTATAATTGACTATATTTTCAACATATAGATTAACTTTGTGAAAGTAGGAATACCCAAGTTTAAAattctggctccgccactggtgTAGCCGTTGACGAAGAACAAAAGGTATGCATAACACTGATACAAGTGAATAGAATATATGCGAACTGATTATAGATCAACTGGTTGGGTTCTCTGTGTGGTGGAACTTACCCCACTTGAATTCGGGTGCTCgtatttttctagatttattttagAACTTAACGGTGTTATGTTTTTAGTGGTAAACGGTGTTGCTGTCAACAGTCTCAGTCTTTTGGAGGTGCTCATAAGAGTAAGGTTTGCATAAGTATGTACATAGGAGTGAATGTGTATGCGTATTTTAAACGTCTATATTGTACCATGTGATTCTAAAAAAAGGAATATATAGAAAGCTCAAGAGCAGTCCAAGTCCAACCTTAgggctagggatgaaaacggattagATACGGACAtatatcactgatatcatatttgttttcatatttctggtcggattcggattcgaatacagaTAATATCAACTATGTCGAATAAAATACGATTAAatatcgacatcataaatatataatTTGGCAACTGCTCCGGTACTCCCTTTTTCAAAATTTTGCACGAATCTCGAAGCACATAATTTtaggaattaattattttattattttgcaTCTGGGTCCCGTCTGGGCTCAGCCCGTCCAAGCCAAAGCCCCGGTCCAGCCCGTCCAAGCCCATCCCGTGGCCTCCGAGACGCCGACCGACGGCGTcggcagaaaaaaaaaatctctactCCTAGACCGGCCGAATCAGACGCATGCCACCGGTCGGGGGAGGCGCTCACCCCGCCGCGGCACCAGCGGCAGGCGGCGTAGCCGCGACACGGCGGCTAGAGGAGGACTGTCGCGCCCCAACGCGACACCGGCCGGGGGAGGCGCCGTTCCTGACCTTGCCGCGCCCCCGTCGGCAGGAGCCGGCCCTCGCCTCCGTTGCGCTCCTCTCCGACCCCGACGACGACATCTCCAGCGGCGCAAGCCGCATGGCTGGTGGAACGGAGCTTGCCTGCCGAACACCGAAGGATCACAAGCATCGTATGGCTGCAGCTCCTTCCCTTGCAGAGGTTGGCATGCAGCCATTCAACCAGACATCACCAGAGTGCCTCGCCTTCAGGTATGCAACAAAGACACCCAACAAAGCGGTTGAATGCGTATCTGAACAGCATCAACAGAGACTACAAATTGGAAGAATCGATGCAGCAATTTCCtcccaaaaaaaagaattgatgCAGCAAGCATAAGGATCAGAATAACAGGAGATGGTTCTCTGCAGCAAACCAGCAagcagagagagaaagagagagctaCCTGATGTGAGTGATGATATTTTCTGGAATGAGCGATGATATTCATATGCTTGTGTGCGAGATGTGACAGCGCCTCTCTCGGCCGGTGTCGCGTCGGACGTGGCGGTCCTCCTCCATTCGCTGGTGTCGCAGCTAGTCGCGGCTGGCCGCCGCCTGAACGGAGGCGAGGGCCGGCTCCTGCTGACGGGGGGCGGCAGGGTCAGGGACGGCGCCTCCCTCGGCCGGTGACGCGTCCGGCGCGGCGGTCCTCCTCCATCCGCCGGTGTCGCGGCTAGTCGCGGCCAGCCGCCGTCTGCCGCTGGTGCCGCGGCGGGTGAGTGCCGGCGCCTCCCCCGGTATACGAGtagaagtttttttttctgccGACGCCGTCGGACGCCGTCTCGGAGGCCATGGGATGGGCTTGGACGGGCTGGACCAGGGCTTTGGCTTGGACGGGCTGAGCCCAGGCGGGACCCAGAAGCAAAATAATAAAACAATTAATTCCTTAAATTATGTGCTTTAAGATtcgtgcaaattataaaaaaaggGAGTACCGGAGCAGTTGCCATataatttaagtattcggatacagaTATGGTATCAGAT
This window of the Sorghum bicolor cultivar BTx623 chromosome 7, Sorghum_bicolor_NCBIv3, whole genome shotgun sequence genome carries:
- the LOC110436739 gene encoding uncharacterized protein LOC110436739, yielding MKMSKNKRRQQLGGKPVLVTFYVAEAEPRDHGGSASTATSSHGLGHHHHHHHHKNKQRQDHHHSHGDGPDMQRRRRKDGKSQSNRRADLLEYSRQLRASSARQTAATTATASPTPPPAPPPPRRDWDTSTAAVGVRRDERQRPPQAAVNRLERAMSQQNIRQRCFGGDDWSWKRLLVLVFPFHRRPRRSNRDGSEKNVNIINQTGRPAALLVGKLTTVSSKNRRERSGFLKTLMPSFQKRSR